Proteins from a genomic interval of Neoarius graeffei isolate fNeoGra1 chromosome 24, fNeoGra1.pri, whole genome shotgun sequence:
- the ppil3 gene encoding peptidyl-prolyl cis-trans isomerase-like 3: MSVTLHTDLGDIKIELFCERTPKSCENFLALCASGFYSGCIFHRNIKGFMVQTGDPTGTGKGGTSIWGRKFEDEFSEHLKHNVRGVVAMANNGPNTNASQFYFTYAKQPHLDMKYTVFGKIIDGLETLDELEKLPVHEKTFRPLNEVHIKDVTIHANPFAG; encoded by the exons ATG TCTGTCACTTTACATACAGACCTCGGGGACATCAAAATCGAGTTGTTCTGTGAGCGGACTCCAAAAAGCTGTGAG AATTTTCTAGCCTTGTGTGCCAGTGGTTTTTACAGTGGCTGCATCTTTCATCGAAACATAAAAGGGTTTATGGTCCAGACAGGAGACCCTACAG GTACAGGAAAAGGTGGAACAAGCATTTGGGGAAGAAAATTTGAAGATGAATTTAGTGAACATTTAAAA cacAATGTCAGGGGGGTGGTGGCCATGGCAAATAATGGACCTAATACCAACGCATCACAGTTCTATTTCACCTACGCCAAACAGCCTCACCTGGACATGAAATACACTGTGTTTGGAAA GATAATAGATGGTTTGGAAACTCTGGATGAGTTGGAGAAACTCCCTGTTCATGAAAAGACATTTCGGCCTTTGAACGAAGTCCACATTAAGGATGTGACTATTCACGCAAACCCGTTTGCTGGTTAA